The window AACCAGGAGAGAAATGAAGCGGAGCCGACGCCATCGGAACAGGCGGAAAGAAGGATCAGCCAACCGCCATCGGAAAGAGCCCTTTCTGCATTATGAAGCGCTTTGTGCGATTGGATGAAGTTGATATCCTTGGGAAAACCGCCAGCACTCGCCACCACCAGCCTCCTTCGCCTGGGGACGGGAACACCGTATATCCCCTTGAAGAAGGAACATCCTTCCTTATGTGCCTTTATCCAATCGCCAGCGAAAAGACCAACGATCTCCCCACCCGAGATGACCGTATTGACGATGAAGGGGCGTGGGGCATTCGACGCCGCCTCCACCAGGTCTTGGGAGAGGGGATTGCCCTCAAGCTCGGCGATCTCCACCCCATCCCGCCAAGTGCCCTTCTCGAAATCCACCGAAAGTTTGTGGTTCTCGATTACCGTTCGCTTCCCGGCAAGGCCAGGGACGATCGACTTCCTCCCTCCGGTAAAACCAGCAAAATAATGGAAGGTAATGCCACCGGTGAGGATGATTTTATCCACCTCGAAGAGGGCACGGTTGAGCGCCACCGGCACCCCTCTGGTGGTGGAACCGAAAGAAACGAGGTCCTCTTCCGCCTCCGAATTATGGTCGAAGAGGGGGAAGCGATCCGCTATCTCCTCCCCTACGATGGCTTTTCTCTCCTCTTCGGTGAGCCCCCGGTGATTCCCCAAGGCAAAGATAATCTTCACCTTCTCCTCAGGGACTCGAGCACCCAAGAGCTCGGAGATGATCAGGGGAAGTACCTTTCTCGCCCCGGTTTTCCTCGTTATGTCCGAGACCACGATGAGCACCTCATCTCCCTCTTTCACCCACTCCTTAAGCGGAGGAACACCTATGGAGTGGCTCAACCTGTGTCTCATCTCCTCTTCATCGAGCGGAGGCGGAGGGTCCTTAGGAAGGATGAGCTCGAACAGAGCGGGATCGTAGTTAAAGGGTACCTTTACCTTCCCGTAAGAAAGGAGACACTCCCCGTTCATCTTCAGCCAAGCCTGGCGAGGAATTCCTTGAACGCCTTCATCCCCTTCTCTATCACCGGGAGCGAGGTGGCATAAGAGATGCGGATATAGCCCTCCCTGCCAAAAGCGGAACCCTGGACCACCGCCACCCGAGCCTCATCGATAAGCTTCAGGGCAAACTTCTCCGAGGTATCCACTTCGCCCTTTAAGTAGTGGGAGATGTTGGGAAAGACATAGAAGGCGCCTTTAGGAAGGGGACACCTTACCCCGGGGATCTCGTTCAAGGCGTTCACGATGAACTCGCGCCTCCTCCTGTACTCTCTAAGCATCTCCTCCACCGAAGCCTGAGGACCAGTTATAGCTTCCACCGCCGCCCTCTGGGAGATGGAGGTAGGGTTCGAGGTGGTGTGGCTCTGGATGCGGGACATCGCCGAGATCACCTCCCGGGGACCGAGGGTGAAGCCGATGCGAAAACCGGTCATGGCATAGGTCTTGGAGACGGCGTTTATGATGATGGCGATCTCCTTAACCTCATTGCCGAAGGCGGCAAGCGAGGTATGTTCCCCTTCATAGACGAACTTCTCATAACACTCATCGAAGATTATGTAAAAGCCCCGGGAAAGGGCGAGCTCAATGATCCTCTCAAGCTCCCTCCTCGGGATCACCGCACCAGTTGGATTGTTCGGGGTATTGATGATAACCGCCTTCGTCCGCTCGGTAAGTGCCTCCTCGATAGCCTCACGGGTGAGGACAAACCCATTTTCCTCAGGAAGATCGATGATCCTGGGAACCCCATCCGTCAACTTCACCTGCTCGGGATAGGTAACCCAGTAGGGGGAGGGGATGATGACCTCGTCCCCCGGTTCTATAATGGCTAAGAAGGCGTTGGCTAAGGAATGCTTTGCCCCACAGGAGATGATGATCTCATCAAGCCCGTAGCTCGCTCCCCACTCATCGGCGTACTTATCCGCCACCGCTTTCTTCAGCTCCTCTATCCCCGATGAGGCGGTGTATTTGGTAAAGTTGTCCTTTATCGCTTTTATCGCTTCATTTTTTACATTATCTGGAGTATTAAAATCCGGCTGCCCCGCTCCAAAGCTGAATACCTCAATCCCTTTAGCCTTCAGCTCGTTCGCCTTCTGCGAGATGGCAAGGGTGGGAGAAAGCGATATCACCCTTCCTCTCTTCGCTATTTTCATTGGTATCACCTCAAGATATTGTTAGTATTCACCCTTTGGTTAACCCCTTAAACTTTCTCCTCATCCTCTCCTCAACCAAGGGAGGAACGAGTCCTCTCACCGACCCCCCTAACGAGGCTATCTCCCTCACCAGCCGGGAGCTCACATAGGTATAGGTTTCATTCGGCATCATAAACAATGTCTCGATATCCGGCGCCAGCCTTCTATTCATAAGCGCCATCTGAAACTCATACTCGAAATCGGAGATTACCCTCAACCCCCGGATGACAACGCACGCCCCGATGCTCTTGACATAATCGATCAAAAGGCCGGAAAAAGCATCGACCCTTATCCCCTCACGGTGGTTGAATATCTCTTCGATCATCTCCACCCGCTCGGAGATGGTGAACAAGAGGGATTTCCCCGGATTCTCCGCCACCGCCACCACGATCTCGTCGAATATCTTGGAGCCCCGTTCTATTATATCGATGTGCCCGTTGGTTATCGGGTCGAAGGAACCGGGAAAAACAGCGATCCGCTTCACCTTTCCCCTCCTTAACTAAAATAAGCGGTGTTAGTATAACTTAACCGAGAAGCCAAAGCAAGAATACCTCGCCCGCTTTAAAAGCTCTGCAACCACTTCCCCTCCCTAACAATCTCCGGGGTTAGGTTTTCTCTTGACATACAAATTTTTTTGTATTGAAACTTAAAGGGAGGGAAAAATGAGAAAAGTGTATTTTTTTCTTCTTTTTGTTTTTGCCTTGTTTCTTAGCTCGTGTAATGAAACCACCCCTTCTACTCCTACTACCCAACCCACAACCTCGACAGAAACTACCAGCTCTGCTCCTACTACCAGTAGCACCAGCACGAGCAGCAGTAGTATAGTCCAAAAGCCGGTTATCATAAGGGAAACCGGGCAAGGGTTCGATACGATACAAGAGGCGATAAATGCGGCGAGCGCCGGGCAACACATCGATGTCTCAGCAGGCACCTATGAAGAGCATATAACAATTGATAAAAAGCTCTACCTCATCGGCGCTGATAGAAACACTACCATCATAAATGGAGGGGGAACGGGAAACATAGTTACCTTTAGCTCCGGCGCAGATGGCTCGCTAATAACCGGATTTAAGATAATGAATGGCAGTGCAGCTATTTATTCTCCAGATACCGTCGCAATTACCATAGAGCGGAACATAGTAAAACAAAATGTCACCGGGATCGATTTGGCTTACGCTTCTTCCGATCTTATCATCACTGGAAATCTGGTCGAGGATCAGACGAGTAATGGGTTAAGTCTGCACAGATCCGTAGGTACTCCCCTAATAAGCGAAAGTATTTTCCAGAATAACTATGACGGAATGAGCATCTCCAGTATTAACCCGAAGATAGTAAAATGTGAGGCAAAGAACAATACCCGCTATGGGATAAGCTGCTGGGGTACCGCCAATCCCGATGTTGGCGGAGGTGCTCAGGGGGGTATAGGGCAGAACAAAATCAAGGGGAATGCAGTCTGGGATTTCTACAACGCCACCTCGAACGCGATCAAGGCGGAGAACAATTACTGGGACCATACCACTGCCACGGATATAGACACAAACGACATCTACGATGACGACGAGAACGCAAGCTACGGCGCGGTCGATTTCGACCCATTTCTTACCACTACCTCTTTAATTTCTCTCCACACGAAGTCAAGGTTGCTCCACATCTCCTCCTTATTCCGAAACCTTTTCCGCTCTTTGTTCAAGGGCGACCTTCCTATCTCGGCGATCTATCTATCTCGCTCCTTCGAGCCAAGGCTAAGATTTGCCTACGAGGAACTTCAAAGGAGAGAACGCTACCCACTCTTCGATGAGCAATACTACCCAC is drawn from Acidobacteriota bacterium and contains these coding sequences:
- the larA gene encoding nickel-dependent lactate racemase; its protein translation is MNGECLLSYGKVKVPFNYDPALFELILPKDPPPPLDEEEMRHRLSHSIGVPPLKEWVKEGDEVLIVVSDITRKTGARKVLPLIISELLGARVPEEKVKIIFALGNHRGLTEEERKAIVGEEIADRFPLFDHNSEAEEDLVSFGSTTRGVPVALNRALFEVDKIILTGGITFHYFAGFTGGRKSIVPGLAGKRTVIENHKLSVDFEKGTWRDGVEIAELEGNPLSQDLVEAASNAPRPFIVNTVISGGEIVGLFAGDWIKAHKEGCSFFKGIYGVPVPRRRRLVVASAGGFPKDINFIQSHKALHNAERALSDGGWLILLSACSDGVGSASFLSWFPFEKEAFLTRFRESEELNGQTAFSLALKVSRLNVILVSELPSPDVERMGMIPARSLEEAWEMVPAEIRREGGYIIPEAGTTLPLPEER
- a CDS encoding pyridoxal phosphate-dependent aminotransferase, which codes for MKIAKRGRVISLSPTLAISQKANELKAKGIEVFSFGAGQPDFNTPDNVKNEAIKAIKDNFTKYTASSGIEELKKAVADKYADEWGASYGLDEIIISCGAKHSLANAFLAIIEPGDEVIIPSPYWVTYPEQVKLTDGVPRIIDLPEENGFVLTREAIEEALTERTKAVIINTPNNPTGAVIPRRELERIIELALSRGFYIIFDECYEKFVYEGEHTSLAAFGNEVKEIAIIINAVSKTYAMTGFRIGFTLGPREVISAMSRIQSHTTSNPTSISQRAAVEAITGPQASVEEMLREYRRRREFIVNALNEIPGVRCPLPKGAFYVFPNISHYLKGEVDTSEKFALKLIDEARVAVVQGSAFGREGYIRISYATSLPVIEKGMKAFKEFLARLG
- a CDS encoding DUF1565 domain-containing protein, giving the protein MRKVYFFLLFVFALFLSSCNETTPSTPTTQPTTSTETTSSAPTTSSTSTSSSSIVQKPVIIRETGQGFDTIQEAINAASAGQHIDVSAGTYEEHITIDKKLYLIGADRNTTIINGGGTGNIVTFSSGADGSLITGFKIMNGSAAIYSPDTVAITIERNIVKQNVTGIDLAYASSDLIITGNLVEDQTSNGLSLHRSVGTPLISESIFQNNYDGMSISSINPKIVKCEAKNNTRYGISCWGTANPDVGGGAQGGIGQNKIKGNAVWDFYNATSNAIKAENNYWDHTTATDIDTNDIYDDDENASYGAVDFDPFLTTTSLISLHTKSRLLHISSLFRNLFRSLFKGDLPISAIYLSRSFEPRLRFAYEELQRRERYPLFDEQYYPPLRVRTKR
- the coaD gene encoding pantetheine-phosphate adenylyltransferase — its product is MKRIAVFPGSFDPITNGHIDIIERGSKIFDEIVVAVAENPGKSLLFTISERVEMIEEIFNHREGIRVDAFSGLLIDYVKSIGACVVIRGLRVISDFEYEFQMALMNRRLAPDIETLFMMPNETYTYVSSRLVREIASLGGSVRGLVPPLVEERMRRKFKGLTKG